CGGCGTCGTGCTCTCGCTCGAGGGCTGCGAGCCCGTCGGCGAAGTCGTCTTGTGTCGCCCGGACGTTCTCGAGCAGTCCGTCGGCGTACTCGTCGAGGGCGGCGACACCGGCGGCGCAACTGACTGGGTGGCCGCCGAACGTCTGTCCGAGGTCGAACCCGTCAGTACGTACGTGGTCCGCGATTTCCGGACGCATGATCACGCCCGCGAGCGGTGCGTAGGCGCTGGTCACGCCCTTCGCGAACGTCAGGAGATCCGGCTCGATATTCTCGGTCTGGACGCCGAACCAGTCCCCACAGCGGCCGAATCCGGTGATCACCTCGTCAACGATCATGAGGATGTCGTACTCGTCACAGAGCTCGCGGACCCGTTCGAAGTAGCCCGGCGGGGCCGTGTACGCGCCGCTCGTGCCGGCGATCGGTTCCGTCAGCACGGCCGCGATCGTATCCGGCCCTTCGTTCCGGATGACGAACTCCAGGTGGTCGGCTGCGGCTTCCGCGAGCGCTTCGGGCGTGTCCGCATTGAACGGCGAATTGTACGTCATCGGCGGCAGGAACTTCACAGCTCCCGTCGTCGACGCGTGGGCTTCGAGCGGCGCGCGAGTCGCCGGATCACCGGTCATGCTCCCCGCACCGTAGGTCGATCCGTGGTAGGACCGCCAGCGGGAGAGCACTTTCGGTGCGTCCGCAAAGTCACGGGCGATCGTCATCGCGAGTTCGTTCGCCTCGCTGCCCGACACCGAGAACTGGACGTTCGACAGCGAATCGGGGGCGACCGCGACGAGTGCGTCGCTCAGGTCGGTACGAGCCGGTGTTCCCTTCGCGGGAGAGACGTACTGGATCCGTTCGAGCTGTTCGGTCATTGCGTCCACGATGGCCTCGTTTCCGTGTCCGGCATTGACACAATACAGCTGTGAGACGAAGTCGAGATACTCGGCTCCGTCATCGTCGACGACACGCGTGCCGTCGCCGTCAGTGAACGTGATTCCCGTCTTCGATGGATCGTACCAGTGTGGGATGTTCGTGGACGCTTCGTCGGTCCGTTCGGCTGAGTCGTTGAGCATGGGTCGATTGTCGTGATAGGGAGGACGTTCAGGTCGAACTCGGTTCCGTCGAGTATCGGGAGTCACCGCTCCCGATCGTCAGCGACCGGTCACCGTGTCTGGGATCTCGAACGCCGGATCGGGGTCGCTCGTCGGACGATCGTGGAACGCGTGCCATCCGTTCACAGGTGTATGGAGTACCGATTAATCAATCTTTCTGCAGTAATGCAATTTCGAGTATGAGATACCACATATAGAAGGGGGATTCGGACCGAGTAATCCACTCCGAGACATTCTTGAACGTTTTTCCACGCCACCGCTGGCGATATTCTGCCTATCGCAGTCGCTGCTCTCGCGTGCAGGGGTGAGGCGATACGGTCGAAGGGGGACAGTGCGTAACTCCGCCGGTGGAACGTGACGGGACGGTACCGTCGAGCGGAGGTGAACGCCCGCGCTTCCACGTCGGGCACGCGGCTGGTCGCCCCGCTGAATGCTGCGACACGCGAGAGCCACGTCGGTCGCAGTGCACGCTTTTTGTTTCGGTCTTCGGCGACCGCAGTCCGTGTCGATTCGTGTTCAGCACGCAGGCCGTCTCATACTGGTGCGTTCGCCGTTCGAGGGGCGGCCGACGACGTCGGTCCGCCGCCCCCGGCTACCTCATCCGGTGTTCCTCGACGACGTCCCAGTCGAGTTCGATCCCGAGGCCGGGGTCGTCCGGTACCTCGATGTATCCGTCCTGAATGAGTGGTTCGTCACGGACGACGAGGTCGTCCCACCACGGCACGTCGCGGGCGTGAAACTCGAGCGCGAGGAAGTTCGGCACTGTCGCGCCGACGTGGACGCCGGCCATCGTCGCGACGGGGCTCCCGATGTTGTGAGGACACGTCGTCAGGTAGTAACTGTCGGCGAGTTCGGCGATCTTCTTCGTCTCCGCGATGCCACCGGTCTTGGGTACGTCGGGCGCGACGAAGGAGACGGCCTCCTTCTCGACGAGGTCACGAAAGCCGTGGCGGCCGTAGCGGTTCTCGCCCGTGAGCAACGGTTGGTCGACGCTCCGATTGAGGGTCGCCAGCGCGTCGACGTTCTCCGGCGGCAGGGGGTCTTCGATCCACGCGAGGTCATACGGCTCGAGGGCCGCACACAGTTTCTCGGTCGCCTCGACGCTGAAGTTCCAGTGAAGGTCGACCGCGACCTCGGCGTCGTCACCGACCTCGTCGGTCACCGCCTCGACTAGTCCACGCTTGTGTTCGATCTCTCGACGGTCGAAGTGGCGTGCGAGCGTGTCGATCTCCCGACCCGATGGGACGTCGAGGTCGAACTTGACGATCTCGTAGCCGTCGTCGACCGCTGCTCGCGCCGCTCGTGCATAGGCCGCTGCCTCGTAGGTCTCGTCGGGCTGACCCTCCAGTGCCGCCTCGACCATCCCATCGCCGGCGTGACAGTCGGCGTACATCCGGACTGCCTCACGGGTCTTGCCGCCCAGGAGCTGGTACACCGGTTGGTCGAGGATCTTGCCGGTGGCGTCCCAGAGCGCGAGTTCGATGCCGCTGATCGCGATGGTTCCGATTCCCTCCTGGGACCCTCTCCCGGAGAGGCTCTCGCGCATGAGGTGATAGAGCCGCTCGACGTCGAGGGGGTTCTCGCCGACGAGAACGGGTCGAAAGTAGTCGGTGATCACCTCGTGGACGCCCGGTGACGGGTACGATTCGCCGATTCCGGTCACTCCGACGTCCGTCTCGAGGCGAACGAGCGTCCACGGGAAGTTCCCGTCGACGACGACCGTCGATAGGTCGGTGATTTCGGGCGTCTCAGTCGAGCGTTCGGGCGTTTCACCGAACTCGGGCCAGATGCTCGAGGCTAACCGCGCCGCGAAGTCCGAGTACATGTTATCGTCTCTCTCTTTCCCGAGCCGTTACATCAAACTATGGACCGGGACCGGCCGCTCGAAACCGTCGGCTCGTGGGCTCGTCAGCCGTCGGGCAGTACCTTGTCGGGATTGAGGATGCCGTTCGGATCGAGTGTCTCCTTGACGGAACGCATGAGGTCGACTGCCGGGCCGTGTTCTTCACACATGAACTTCCGCTTCCCGATACCGACGCCGTGTTCCCCGGTCGCGCTGCCGCCCAGCGCGATGGCCTTCCTGACGACCCGCTCGTTGAGCTCGTGGGCGCGCTCGACCATCGCCTCGTCGTCGGGGTCGACCAGCGGCGTGAAGTGGAGGTTCCCATCGCCGGCGTGTCCGACACAGGAGGTCAGCAAGTCGAGGTCGTCGCTGGCCTGCGAGACCTCCTCGACGATCTCCGGGTACCGCGAGATCGGAACGACGACGTCGCCGACCAGCGCGACCTCCCAGTCTCCCCGGTACGCGTTCGTCGCGTGGTACTTGTCGCGTCGTGCCTGCCAGACGTCGTCCACGTTCTCCTCGGCGGCCGCCTCCCACGAACGCATTCCGTGATCCTCACAGATCGCTTTCGCGAACGCGAGGTCCTCTTCGATCCCGCTGTTGTTCGCGTGCAACTCGATGAGGAGCGTCGGTCGCTCCTCGAAGGAGACGTCGTCGTGGTAGGCGTTGATCATCTTCATCGCCGTCGCATCGATGAACTCGATTGCTCCGGGGACCAACGCAGAGCCGATGGCGTCCGCGACGGCCCGGGAGGCGTCGACCCGTGACGGGAACGTCACCAGCGCCGCCCGGCGGTACTCGGGGATGCCAACCAGCCCGAGCGTTACCTCTGTGACGACGCCGAGCGTCCCTTCACTGCCGACGAAGATATCCTTGAGACTGTAGCCGGCCGACGTCTTGACCACGTTCCTGCCGCAATCGACGATCCGCCCGTCGGCAGTGACCACCTCGAGTCGACGGACGTGATCTCGCGTCTCGCCGTAGCGGACCGCGTTGAAACCGCTCGCGTTGGTCGCGACCATTCCCCCGATAGTCGCCACGTCCCCGCTCGAAATCCCCGGGGCGAACCGCAATCCCTTCGCGGCCAGCCGCTCGTTCAGGTCGTCGTAGACCACCCCCGCACCGACAGTCGCCTGAAGGTCGGCGGGTGAGACGTCGACGTGGCCGATGTCGGCCGTGCTGAGGACGATTCCGCCTGCAGTGGGTATCGCGTTGCCCTCGAGTCCAGAGCCGCCGGACCGTGGTGTGACGGGGATGCCCCGACCGTTAGCCCCCTCGAGCACGGCCGCGACCTCCTCGGTCGTGGCCGGCCAGACGACGGCGTCGGGGATTCGACCCTCGTGGGGACTCTCGTCGGTCGCGTACTGCTCGCGAACGCTCTCCGCGTGCGCCACTCGGCCATCCACGATGACGTCGTCGAGAAACGCGCAGTCGTACTCCCGTAGCATGACACAGTGTGGTGTGCGTGTCAATATAAACCTCACCGGCCCGACCTCTCGACAGGGTGGCTCCTCGACGGCGGCTCCGAACCGATAGCGGACACAGTACGCGTGCGCCGGCTCTCTCGCCTGCGAGTACCATTATATATCTGGCGTCTCACGTTGGGTTCATGTATCGAATCGTTATCCCGGTTGACGACGACGAGACACGTGCAACGGCCGCAGCGAGGTTCGTGACCGCACTCGGTGACGAGTCGGGCTTGGACGCGGACCTCGGTGACGTCTCGGTGTCGATCGTCAACGTGTTCAAGGAGTTTCAAGCGATCGACGACGGTGGTAACGTTCGGTCGAAAGACCTCTACGACGAGACGGAGTTCCCGGAGTCGGCCGTCGTCGTCCGTGACCGTCTCGAGGAGGCCGGTGTCGCGGCCGAACTCGTACGCCGTCACGGTGACCCTGCGGACGAGATCGTCGACTACGCCGAGTCCATCGACGCCGACGTCGTCGTCGTCTCCGGCCGGGATCGGTCGCCGGTCGGAAAGGCCGTGTTCGGAAGCGTCACGCAGGACGTTATCCTCAAATCCCAACGACCGGTGACGATCGTCTGAGAGTGGCGGTGGCTCCGCCCCAGCGGTCGCGGCGAGGTCGGTCGCTCAGTGAACCACTCGCCGAGGGTCTGGTCGATATCGCTCCTGTTGTCGACGCGACCGGGGGAACGTAGCTGCGCCCCCCACCCCCGTAATCCGTTCATCGCTGTCGGTCTCCCGGTAAAAATTCGCCAGGGGACGTCAGAATCCGATCGCGGTGCCGTCCTTCCGTGGGTCGGTCCCCCCCGAGAGGATCCCATCGGTATTGCGAGCGATCTGCCCACCACCGAAGTGCGGCGGCGGCATGACGCGGACGTCGTGGCCCCGGCGTGCGAGTTTCGAGAGCAACGCGCCGTCGAAGCGCCCCTCGACCGCGAGTCGACCGTCTACCTGGTACCGCCAGCGCGGGTAGTCGAGCGCCGCCTGGATCGACATCCCATCGTCGATGACGTTCATCAACACCTGTAGATGGCCCTGAGGTTGCATGTATCCGCCCATAACGCCGAAGGCGGCCCAGTCGTCTTCGCCGAGACGGGCGATACCGGGTATGAGCGTGTGAAACGGTCGCTTTCCACGGCCGTACCGGTTTGGATGGTCGGGGTCGAGCGAGAACGAACTGCCGCGGTTCTGGAGCGCGATGCCGGTGTCGCCGGCGACGACGCCGCTACCGAAGTCCTTGAACCGGGAGTTGATGTACGAAACGACGTTCCCGTCCTCGTCGGCGACAGTCAACAGGACCGTATCGGCTCCTTCGGCACGGTCGTTCGGGAACCCGACGTCGACGTCGTCCGTCGCGTCCGGACCGACCTCGGACGCACGGTCGGCCGCGTACGATTTCGACGCGAGCGCCGGTGCGCCCGCGAACTCGGGGTCGGTGACGTGATAGATACCGTCGGTCAGCGCGCGCTTGGTCGCCTCGGCCGCTAGGTGGAGCCGTTCGGGCGAGTCTGCTCGATGTTCGCCCGCGCCGAGCGCCTCTGCGATGTTGAGCGCCTCGAGCGCGACGAGACCCTGGTTGTTCGGCGGGAGTTCGTAGATCGTGGCGCCGTTGTACGTCGTGCTGATCGGCTCGACGAACTCCGCGTCGAACGACGCGAGGTCCTCGTGGGAGAGGAAGCCACCCTGCGACTGGATCTCCTCGACGATGGCGTCCCCGACGTCGCCCTCGTAGACGACGTCCGCGCCCTCGTCGGCGATGCGCTGCATCGTCTCGCCGAGTTTAGACAGCCGAACGCGCTCGCCGACGGCCGGCGCGCGGCCGTCCGTGAGGTACGCTGCCCGCGCGTTCTCGCCCCGAAGGACGTCCGTGGCTTCGGCCCACTGGGCGGCGATGATCTCCGAGACGGGAAACCCCTCCGTCGCGTATCGGATCGCCGGTTCGAGCGCTCGTTCGAGGCTCAGTTCCCCCAGTTCCTCGATCGTTCGTTCCCACCCACGAGCGGTTCCGGGAACGGTTACCGTGAGGGGACCGTACTCTGGCATACGTGCGTCCTTGGGTTCGACGTCGCTCTGCTGGGCGACGCGGTGTCGGACGTCGTCGAGCGTCGCCGTCGTGGGTGCGCCGCCACAGCTCCGAAGTGCCCCGACGTCGCCGTCGGCCGTTCTGTAGAGAGCGAAGACATCGCCGCCCAGTCCGGTCGACGTGGGTTCGACGACGTTCAGTACCGCTGCGGTGGTGACCGCCGCGTCGAACGCGTTGCCGCCATCGCGAAGCACTTCCAGGCCCGCTTCCGCGGCCAGTGGCTGACTCGTCGCGACGACACCGCGAGTCGCGTACACCGTCGATCGGCGCGAGGTAAACTGGTCCAGATCCGGTTGCCCTTGCATACGTATCGATTATCGGAACGTCACTAAAGCGTTCGTACCCCGACCACGAACTGCCGACCGGACCGGTTTACTGTAGCACGTATGTACTGTCGAGAGACGCGGTCGGCTCCGGTGTCGTCATCGGTTCGTACCCGCCATACCTACGGGAGGCTGGTCTGTCGGTTCAGTTCGTCGCTCATGGCGGTCGGAGACGCGCCCGGCGGACG
Above is a window of Halomarina ordinaria DNA encoding:
- a CDS encoding aminotransferase family protein yields the protein MLNDSAERTDEASTNIPHWYDPSKTGITFTDGDGTRVVDDDGAEYLDFVSQLYCVNAGHGNEAIVDAMTEQLERIQYVSPAKGTPARTDLSDALVAVAPDSLSNVQFSVSGSEANELAMTIARDFADAPKVLSRWRSYHGSTYGAGSMTGDPATRAPLEAHASTTGAVKFLPPMTYNSPFNADTPEALAEAAADHLEFVIRNEGPDTIAAVLTEPIAGTSGAYTAPPGYFERVRELCDEYDILMIVDEVITGFGRCGDWFGVQTENIEPDLLTFAKGVTSAYAPLAGVIMRPEIADHVRTDGFDLGQTFGGHPVSCAAGVAALDEYADGLLENVRATQDDFADGLAALEREHDAVADVRGRGFLRAVEFADPETGAPFHDPRTDEGDNPVTDVISEAMNRGVLVGGGRPTTQIILAPPLCTTADEIEAAIETLGSSIEAVF
- a CDS encoding mandelate racemase/muconate lactonizing enzyme family protein; amino-acid sequence: MYSDFAARLASSIWPEFGETPERSTETPEITDLSTVVVDGNFPWTLVRLETDVGVTGIGESYPSPGVHEVITDYFRPVLVGENPLDVERLYHLMRESLSGRGSQEGIGTIAISGIELALWDATGKILDQPVYQLLGGKTREAVRMYADCHAGDGMVEAALEGQPDETYEAAAYARAARAAVDDGYEIVKFDLDVPSGREIDTLARHFDRREIEHKRGLVEAVTDEVGDDAEVAVDLHWNFSVEATEKLCAALEPYDLAWIEDPLPPENVDALATLNRSVDQPLLTGENRYGRHGFRDLVEKEAVSFVAPDVPKTGGIAETKKIAELADSYYLTTCPHNIGSPVATMAGVHVGATVPNFLALEFHARDVPWWDDLVVRDEPLIQDGYIEVPDDPGLGIELDWDVVEEHRMR
- a CDS encoding FAD-binding oxidoreductase, whose amino-acid sequence is MLREYDCAFLDDVIVDGRVAHAESVREQYATDESPHEGRIPDAVVWPATTEEVAAVLEGANGRGIPVTPRSGGSGLEGNAIPTAGGIVLSTADIGHVDVSPADLQATVGAGVVYDDLNERLAAKGLRFAPGISSGDVATIGGMVATNASGFNAVRYGETRDHVRRLEVVTADGRIVDCGRNVVKTSAGYSLKDIFVGSEGTLGVVTEVTLGLVGIPEYRRAALVTFPSRVDASRAVADAIGSALVPGAIEFIDATAMKMINAYHDDVSFEERPTLLIELHANNSGIEEDLAFAKAICEDHGMRSWEAAAEENVDDVWQARRDKYHATNAYRGDWEVALVGDVVVPISRYPEIVEEVSQASDDLDLLTSCVGHAGDGNLHFTPLVDPDDEAMVERAHELNERVVRKAIALGGSATGEHGVGIGKRKFMCEEHGPAVDLMRSVKETLDPNGILNPDKVLPDG
- a CDS encoding universal stress protein — its product is MYRIVIPVDDDETRATAAARFVTALGDESGLDADLGDVSVSIVNVFKEFQAIDDGGNVRSKDLYDETEFPESAVVVRDRLEEAGVAAELVRRHGDPADEIVDYAESIDADVVVVSGRDRSPVGKAVFGSVTQDVILKSQRPVTIV
- a CDS encoding gamma-glutamyltransferase family protein, with amino-acid sequence MQGQPDLDQFTSRRSTVYATRGVVATSQPLAAEAGLEVLRDGGNAFDAAVTTAAVLNVVEPTSTGLGGDVFALYRTADGDVGALRSCGGAPTTATLDDVRHRVAQQSDVEPKDARMPEYGPLTVTVPGTARGWERTIEELGELSLERALEPAIRYATEGFPVSEIIAAQWAEATDVLRGENARAAYLTDGRAPAVGERVRLSKLGETMQRIADEGADVVYEGDVGDAIVEEIQSQGGFLSHEDLASFDAEFVEPISTTYNGATIYELPPNNQGLVALEALNIAEALGAGEHRADSPERLHLAAEATKRALTDGIYHVTDPEFAGAPALASKSYAADRASEVGPDATDDVDVGFPNDRAEGADTVLLTVADEDGNVVSYINSRFKDFGSGVVAGDTGIALQNRGSSFSLDPDHPNRYGRGKRPFHTLIPGIARLGEDDWAAFGVMGGYMQPQGHLQVLMNVIDDGMSIQAALDYPRWRYQVDGRLAVEGRFDGALLSKLARRGHDVRVMPPPHFGGGQIARNTDGILSGGTDPRKDGTAIGF